Part of the Dethiosulfovibrio russensis genome is shown below.
AAACCCCCCCGCCCGAGCGCCGGGGCGCTTTCTATATGGACAGTTCAACCAGGCCGGACTTTATCAGCCCCAGCGATATGGAGGCGACGAGCATCCAGAGGGACAGGGCGCAGATAAGGGGCCTTCCTCCCGCCTTTCTCAGATCCTCCAGGGTCAGCCCTGCTCCCACCAGGAACAGAGTGGCGGTCATGAGCCTCTTTCCGACGGAGGCCAGAGTAGTCCAGGCCGGATCGGCCTGGGGCAGGAGGGTACGTATCAAGGCGGCGGCGAGAAATCCTACGAGAAACCACTGTATCCTGGCCTTCGAGTTCCTCCTGTGAAACCTTGCGGCTGCGAAGGATACCGGCACTATCCACAGGGCCCTGGTCAATTTCACAGTGGTGGCCAGCGTCAGGGCGGCCATTCCGTAGGCGGCTCCGGCTCCGACCACGCTGCTGGTGTCGTGTATCGCCAGGGCGGCCCAGAGTCCGAACTGATCCTGGGTGAGGCCGAAAAGGTGTCCTATCGGAGGGAAGACTATCAGGGCGACCCCGTTGAGGAGAAAGACCACCGCCATGGCCACTGCCGTGTCCGCTCCGGACGCTCCGATGGCCGGAGCTATGGCGGCTATGGCGCTTCCTCCGCATATGGCCGTGCCTCCGCTGAGGAGGGTGGACAGA
Proteins encoded:
- a CDS encoding YeiH family protein, whose protein sequence is MGNITRGPFPWLVLAFILSAATSSPAIGLCIGALMGLTVGNPARDYTSRAGKYLLQGSVVLLGFGLQIGIVLKVGSESLGITAVSIGCTLALGWALGKALKVDRDLSTLLSGGTAICGGSAIAAIAPAIGASGADTAVAMAVVFLLNGVALIVFPPIGHLFGLTQDQFGLWAALAIHDTSSVVGAGAAYGMAALTLATTVKLTRALWIVPVSFAAARFHRRNSKARIQWFLVGFLAAALIRTLLPQADPAWTTLASVGKRLMTATLFLVGAGLTLEDLRKAGGRPLICALSLWMLVASISLGLIKSGLVELSI